In the genome of Marinitoga sp. 1197, one region contains:
- a CDS encoding ComEA family DNA-binding protein yields MRMNKVIIVIIIFLIALLIYLFNNEESRDIQYSKYEKIDLSNFTIDEIVKIPGIGIKKATEIKKYEEEYGFNSIEDLKKVPGIGEKTYQKIKKYFYISQNIYILRTVEKINLNTASYEELIKLPGIGEKSAKKIINYRKIKRIENLEELRKIGINSSQIKQIKGVVEF; encoded by the coding sequence ATGAGAATGAATAAAGTAATTATAGTTATAATTATTTTTTTAATAGCATTATTAATATATTTGTTTAATAATGAGGAAAGTAGAGATATACAGTATAGTAAATATGAAAAAATTGATTTATCGAATTTCACAATAGATGAAATTGTTAAAATTCCTGGAATTGGGATAAAAAAAGCAACTGAAATAAAAAAATATGAAGAGGAATATGGCTTTAATTCTATTGAAGATTTGAAAAAAGTTCCTGGAATTGGGGAGAAAACATATCAAAAAATAAAGAAATATTTTTATATATCTCAAAATATATATATATTAAGAACAGTTGAGAAAATAAATTTAAATACAGCTTCATATGAAGAATTAATAAAATTACCTGGAATTGGAGAAAAGAGTGCTAAAAAAATAATAAATTATAGAAAAATAAAAAGAATTGAAAATCTGGAAGAATTAAGAAAAATAGGAATTAACAGTTCTCAAATAAAACAAATAAAGGGAGTTGTTGAATTTTGA
- a CDS encoding epoxyqueuosine reductase QueH — MKIFLHVCCAPDLVLAHKKLKKNNIEYTTFFYNPNIYPFEEYERRYEAFLKLKGMWNFDEKSIDYNHKEFLDSMENVDVKNEQKRCYKCMYMRMEKTVIEAKKNGYEIFSTTLLSSPRKNHEDIKNIAKELEKRYNIKFYYNNFRSNNAISEGAKFCKINNIYRQQYCGCEYSLIEAENIRKKSLEKRKKLLSKMLDFDFTELMNKDLLKIPEDLYPGYLYEYGIEVLKYLKPKIIIMRREIAKDFNIKNGRNKIGNWKSKIIIV, encoded by the coding sequence TTGAAAATATTTTTACATGTTTGTTGTGCTCCAGATTTAGTATTAGCTCATAAAAAATTAAAGAAAAACAATATAGAATATACAACTTTTTTTTATAATCCAAATATATACCCATTTGAAGAATATGAAAGAAGATATGAGGCCTTTTTAAAATTGAAAGGAATGTGGAATTTCGACGAAAAGTCAATAGATTATAACCATAAAGAATTTTTAGATTCTATGGAAAATGTTGATGTGAAAAACGAACAAAAAAGATGTTATAAGTGTATGTATATGAGAATGGAGAAAACAGTTATTGAAGCTAAAAAAAATGGATATGAAATATTCTCAACTACCTTATTATCCAGTCCAAGAAAAAATCATGAAGATATAAAAAATATTGCTAAAGAGTTAGAAAAAAGATACAACATAAAGTTTTATTATAACAATTTTAGATCAAATAATGCAATTTCAGAAGGAGCAAAATTTTGTAAAATAAATAATATATATAGGCAACAATATTGTGGATGTGAATATTCCTTAATAGAAGCAGAAAATATCAGAAAAAAATCCTTAGAAAAAAGAAAAAAACTATTATCCAAAATGCTTGATTTTGATTTTACAGAATTAATGAATAAAGATTTGCTGAAAATTCCAGAAGATTTATATCCTGGATATCTTTATGAATATGGAATAGAAGTATTAAAATATTTAAAACCAAAGATTATAATAATGCGAAGAGAAATAGCGAAAGATTTTAATATAAAAAACGGAAGAAACAAAATAGGAAACTGGAAATCAAAAATTATAATTGTTTAG